One region of Populus trichocarpa isolate Nisqually-1 chromosome 4, P.trichocarpa_v4.1, whole genome shotgun sequence genomic DNA includes:
- the LOC18097831 gene encoding protein TRI1 isoform X1: MVSDSDLVTRLREILRRSDLDTATAGSIRRQLEEDLGVDLSEKKKFIREQIDTFLETFNGGEGKSENVSENENTENDAVGDEENENDAVKEEEEEVETETKESKGSNKTGKVRKRGGFTKLSSLSPQLQAVVGVPELARTEVVKKLWAYIRENNLQDPKNRKKIKCDEALRAVFRVNSIDMFQMSKALSKHIWPLTGEDESVKQKEKCEDSNDFGNEGDNGGEEEEEQEEEEEEEVKKESNGRSKKGRKSAKVDENVKKRGGGFTKLCSLSPQLQELVGVPELARTGVVKKLWAYIREKNLQDPKNKRNIICDESLRALFDVDSIDMFQMNKALSKHIWAVCEEDAPSNSSPKEKGAKQGREEDPDEPKQKEKRQKKGSC; the protein is encoded by the exons ATGGTGTCGGACTCGGACCTCGTGACTCGGCTCCGTGAAATACTCAGGAGGTCGGACTTGGACACGGCCACTGCCGGCAGTATACGGCGGCAGTTGGAGGAGGATCTCGGCGTTGATTTATCGGAGAAAAAGAAGTTTATTAGAGAGCAAATTGATACTTTTCTCGAAACCTTTAATGGAGGAGAAGGTAAATCAGAGAATGTGTCAGAAAATGAAAATACCGAAAACGACGCCGTTGGTGACGAGGAAAATGAAAACGACGCcgttaaagaagaagaggaagaggtaGAGACTGAGACAAAGGAAAGCAAAGG GTCAAACAAGACAGGAAAAGTGAGGAAAAGAGGTGGCTTTACTAAATTAAGTAGCTTATCTCCACAACTTCAAGCAGTTGTTGGAGTGCCTGAATTGGCCAGAACTGAG GTTGTGAAGAAGCTTTGGGCCTATATCCGCGAGAACAACTTGCAGGATCCaaagaataggaaaaaaataaaatgtgatgAAGCATTGCGTGCTGTCTTCCGTGTAAATTCAATTGACATGTTTCAAATGAGCAAAGCCCTGTCCAAGCATATTTGGCCATTAACTGGAGAAGATG AAAGTgtaaaacagaaagaaaaatgtgAAGACAGTAATGATTTTGGGAATGAAGGAGACAATGGAggggaagaggaggaggaacaagaagaggaggaagaggaagaggtaAAGAAAGAGAGTAATGGAAGAAGCAAGAAAGGACG TAAATCTGCTAAGGTGGatgaaaatgttaagaaaagaggAGGCGGCTTTACTAAATTGTGCAGTCTTTCTCCTCAACTTCAAGAGCTTGTTGGTGTTCCTGAATTGGCCAGAACTGGG GTTGTGAAGAAGCTCTGGGCCTATATCCGGGAGAAGAATTTGCAAGATCCAAAGAATAAGCGAAACATAATATGTGATGAATCACTGCGTGCTCTTTTTGATGTTGATTCTATTGACATGTTTCAAATGAATAAAGCCCTGTCCAAACACATATGGGCTGTCTGTGAGGAAGATG CTCCAAGCAACTCTTCACCAAAGGAAAAGGGGGCTAAACAAGGAAGAGAAGAAG ATCCTGATGAACctaaacagaaagaaaaacggCAGAAGAAAG gATCCTGCTGA
- the LOC18097832 gene encoding pentatricopeptide repeat-containing protein At2g15820, chloroplastic: MVRVYAKDVNLEEAERTWLKLIRLDEDHPSQVFVCRMKVFSKAGESIKSSETFRKMQEVLNSYNVALYHKIIEVLYEAEKVELTELLIQELVQGGMKSLTPSLIAIMYMYLNLNLHDKLESAFSSCLEKCRSNQNVHVIYVDSLVKAGNLDKVEEIFNHVCNYKTISVNARPCNTVLSGCLSFGYHVKAEIIYDLMCQRKYDIESVLILSRKAVRKPSILKLEKEQREILVGLLFQWFAN, translated from the coding sequence ATGGTGAGAGTTTATGCAAAGGATGTAAATCTAGAGGAAGCAGAAAGGACTTGGCTCAAACTCATCCGTCTTGATGAAGATCACCCATCACAAGTTTTTGTATGTAGAATGAAAGTCTTTTCAAAGGCAGGAGAATCTATAAAATCATCGGAGACATTCAGGAAGATGCAAGAGGTTTTAAATTCTTACAATGTTGCActatatcataaaattatagaagTCTTGTACGAGGCTGAAAAAGTAGAGCTTACAGAGTTGCTTATACAAGAGTTGGTTCAGGGTGGTATGAAGTCGCTTACTCCGTCTTTGATTGCTATAATGTATATGTAccttaatttaaatttacatgATAAATTAGAGTCGGCCTTCTCTTCATGCCTTGAGAAATGTCGATCCAACCAGAATGTCCACGTCATATACGTGGATTCTTTGGTGAAAGCTGGTAATCTTGACAAGGTTGAGGAGATATTTAACCATGTGTGTAATTACAAGACAATCAGTGTTAATGCCAGACCATGCAATACTGTTTTAAGTGGATGCCTCTCATTTGGATACCATGTAAAGGCAGAAATAATATATGATCTAATGTGCCAAAGGAAATATGATATTGAATCTGTTCTGATTTTGAGCAGGAAAGCTGTAAGAAAGCCTTCTATCCTCAAGCTTGAAAAAGAGCAAAGAGAGATTTTAGTGGGTTTACTCTTTCAGTGGTTTGCAAATTGA
- the LOC18097831 gene encoding protein TRI1 isoform X2, translated as MVSDSDLVTRLREILRRSDLDTATAGSIRRQLEEDLGVDLSEKKKFIREQIDTFLETFNGGEGKSENVSENENTENDAVGDEENENDAVKEEEEEVETETKESKGSNKTGKVRKRGGFTKLSSLSPQLQAVVGVPELARTEVVKKLWAYIRENNLQDPKNRKKIKCDEALRAVFRVNSIDMFQMSKALSKHIWPLTGEDESVKQKEKCEDSNDFGNEGDNGGEEEEEQEEEEEEEVKKESNGRSKKGRKSAKVDENVKKRGGGFTKLCSLSPQLQELVGVPELARTGVVKKLWAYIREKNLQDPKNKRNIICDESLRALFDVDSIDMFQMNKALSKHIWAVCEEDAPSNSSPKEKGAKQGREEDPDEPKQKEKRQKKGL; from the exons ATGGTGTCGGACTCGGACCTCGTGACTCGGCTCCGTGAAATACTCAGGAGGTCGGACTTGGACACGGCCACTGCCGGCAGTATACGGCGGCAGTTGGAGGAGGATCTCGGCGTTGATTTATCGGAGAAAAAGAAGTTTATTAGAGAGCAAATTGATACTTTTCTCGAAACCTTTAATGGAGGAGAAGGTAAATCAGAGAATGTGTCAGAAAATGAAAATACCGAAAACGACGCCGTTGGTGACGAGGAAAATGAAAACGACGCcgttaaagaagaagaggaagaggtaGAGACTGAGACAAAGGAAAGCAAAGG GTCAAACAAGACAGGAAAAGTGAGGAAAAGAGGTGGCTTTACTAAATTAAGTAGCTTATCTCCACAACTTCAAGCAGTTGTTGGAGTGCCTGAATTGGCCAGAACTGAG GTTGTGAAGAAGCTTTGGGCCTATATCCGCGAGAACAACTTGCAGGATCCaaagaataggaaaaaaataaaatgtgatgAAGCATTGCGTGCTGTCTTCCGTGTAAATTCAATTGACATGTTTCAAATGAGCAAAGCCCTGTCCAAGCATATTTGGCCATTAACTGGAGAAGATG AAAGTgtaaaacagaaagaaaaatgtgAAGACAGTAATGATTTTGGGAATGAAGGAGACAATGGAggggaagaggaggaggaacaagaagaggaggaagaggaagaggtaAAGAAAGAGAGTAATGGAAGAAGCAAGAAAGGACG TAAATCTGCTAAGGTGGatgaaaatgttaagaaaagaggAGGCGGCTTTACTAAATTGTGCAGTCTTTCTCCTCAACTTCAAGAGCTTGTTGGTGTTCCTGAATTGGCCAGAACTGGG GTTGTGAAGAAGCTCTGGGCCTATATCCGGGAGAAGAATTTGCAAGATCCAAAGAATAAGCGAAACATAATATGTGATGAATCACTGCGTGCTCTTTTTGATGTTGATTCTATTGACATGTTTCAAATGAATAAAGCCCTGTCCAAACACATATGGGCTGTCTGTGAGGAAGATG CTCCAAGCAACTCTTCACCAAAGGAAAAGGGGGCTAAACAAGGAAGAGAAGAAG ATCCTGATGAACctaaacagaaagaaaaacggCAGAAGAAAG gtttATGA
- the LOC18097831 gene encoding protein TRI1 isoform X3, whose protein sequence is MVSDSDLVTRLREILRRSDLDTATAGSIRRQLEEDLGVDLSEKKKFIREQIDTFLETFNGGEGKSENVSENENTENDAVGDEENENDAVKEEEEEVETETKESKGSNKTGKVRKRGGFTKLSSLSPQLQAVVGVPELARTEVVKKLWAYIRENNLQDPKNRKKIKCDEALRAVFRVNSIDMFQMSKALSKHIWPLTGEDESVKQKEKCEDSNDFGNEGDNGGEEEEEQEEEEEEEVKKESNGRSKKGRKSAKVDENVKKRGGGFTKLCSLSPQLQELVGVPELARTGVVKKLWAYIREKNLQDPKNKRNIICDESLRALFDVDSIDMFQMNKALSKHIWAVCEEDVVKNMLCKSRLLC, encoded by the exons ATGGTGTCGGACTCGGACCTCGTGACTCGGCTCCGTGAAATACTCAGGAGGTCGGACTTGGACACGGCCACTGCCGGCAGTATACGGCGGCAGTTGGAGGAGGATCTCGGCGTTGATTTATCGGAGAAAAAGAAGTTTATTAGAGAGCAAATTGATACTTTTCTCGAAACCTTTAATGGAGGAGAAGGTAAATCAGAGAATGTGTCAGAAAATGAAAATACCGAAAACGACGCCGTTGGTGACGAGGAAAATGAAAACGACGCcgttaaagaagaagaggaagaggtaGAGACTGAGACAAAGGAAAGCAAAGG GTCAAACAAGACAGGAAAAGTGAGGAAAAGAGGTGGCTTTACTAAATTAAGTAGCTTATCTCCACAACTTCAAGCAGTTGTTGGAGTGCCTGAATTGGCCAGAACTGAG GTTGTGAAGAAGCTTTGGGCCTATATCCGCGAGAACAACTTGCAGGATCCaaagaataggaaaaaaataaaatgtgatgAAGCATTGCGTGCTGTCTTCCGTGTAAATTCAATTGACATGTTTCAAATGAGCAAAGCCCTGTCCAAGCATATTTGGCCATTAACTGGAGAAGATG AAAGTgtaaaacagaaagaaaaatgtgAAGACAGTAATGATTTTGGGAATGAAGGAGACAATGGAggggaagaggaggaggaacaagaagaggaggaagaggaagaggtaAAGAAAGAGAGTAATGGAAGAAGCAAGAAAGGACG TAAATCTGCTAAGGTGGatgaaaatgttaagaaaagaggAGGCGGCTTTACTAAATTGTGCAGTCTTTCTCCTCAACTTCAAGAGCTTGTTGGTGTTCCTGAATTGGCCAGAACTGGG GTTGTGAAGAAGCTCTGGGCCTATATCCGGGAGAAGAATTTGCAAGATCCAAAGAATAAGCGAAACATAATATGTGATGAATCACTGCGTGCTCTTTTTGATGTTGATTCTATTGACATGTTTCAAATGAATAAAGCCCTGTCCAAACACATATGGGCTGTCTGTGAGGAAGATG TTGTCAAAAATATGTTGTGCAAATCTCGTTTGTTGTGTTGA